The following is a genomic window from Ciconia boyciana chromosome 32, ASM3463844v1, whole genome shotgun sequence.
CAGAGACCACGCCCCCTCGGCGCCCGCCCCTCAATGGGAGGCCACGCCCCCGCGCACTTAGCCCGAGGCCACCGGCCCCTCCTCCGCCTGCCAGCAGGCTCCGCCCCAACCCTCAAGCCCCGCCCCCTTGGCACTTCTTAAAGGAGCCTCACCGCGGGCTTtcaaggggtggggggggatgCCAAGGGGCGGCCCGGCCGCTGGGGTCCCCTCCCTCGGGCTCCACCGTGGCGGGGGCCACCCTGTGTCCCCCAAGAGAGGGAGGGGcggtgggggagagggaggggtcCGGCTTCCACCCGGCTACGTGGCAGCAGCATGGGGGGGGTCCACCCCCGTCCCCATCACTCACACCCTCCAGCTCTGCACCCTTTATTTGCATATGGGGGGGTCCACAATTTGGGGGGAGGGTTCGGGGGGGGTCTCAGGGGTTCCCCCGACACGGCCTCTTGCTGAGGTTCCccaaaacctgctgctgctgctggcggtAGGGGACGACGAAGGCGTCGGGGGGCAGCACGGCCCCCCCATCCGCCCCCACCCGCCCCATCAGGATGTAGCTGGAGCCTGGAagagatttgggggggggtgtcaggaTATGGGGGGCACAGagacacccccccacacccccctccATTGTGCACCCACCTTTCTTGAGGCCGGGGCAGAGGCGACAGGGCAGCTGGAGGCGCAGGGTGGCCCCCTTGGCGGGTTGGGGTACCCCCAGGCCCCCCGATTTGTAGAGGCCGAGGATGGAGACCAcggcccagccccgctcctgggGGGGACCCCGAGACACCGACTTCACCGTCCCGGTCAGCACTGCCGGCACAGGGGGGGGTGAGATACCCCAAAACCTCGGCCATACCCCCTGTACCCCAGCTTTGGGGGGTCCTCAGCCACCCCCTTACCTGTACCCCCATGTTTGGGGGGGTCCTCGGCTGGACCCCCTCCCCTTACCCCAactttggggggtccccagcctccccccttccccatctccccatTTTAGGGGGTCCTCAACCACCCCCATATCCCAGCTTTGGGGTGTCCTCAGCcatccccccccatcccccatttTTGGGGGTTACTCAGCCACCCCCCTCCTTGTACCCCAGCTCTGGGGGGGTCCTCAGCCATCCCCCTCCCCTTACCCCATCTTTGGGGGGGTTCTCCACCATGCCTGTACCCCATTTTCAGGGGTCCTCAGccacccctcccttccctgttcCCCATCTTTGGGGGTCCTcagccaccccctccccataATCCCATTTTCAGGGGTCCTCAGCCACTCCCCTCCCTGTACCCCATTTTTGGGGCCCTCAGCCACCCCCTCCTTGCACCCCCACTTTTGGGGTCCTCAACCATCCCCTCCCCATAACCCCATCTTTGGGGGCTCCTCAGCCATCCCTGTACCCCATTTTGGGTGGTCCTCAGCCatccccttccctgtcccccccatttttgggggtcctcagcctcccccccataccccttttttttttggggggggggaggatcCTCACCAAAATCGCTGCCGCAGAAGTTGCTCTGCAGCGTCCCGGTGCGTCGGCATcgctgggggcagggggtctCGGTGGCGGTGACGACGGTGGCAGCCGGTGTCACCATTttagggctggggggggctttccccttcccaccccccttGGATTTGGGGTTTGCCGGATCGGTGCCGGGGTCCGGTGCCGGTGCCGCATCGCGGCTCCTGACGGTGTAGGTGGCGGTGAAGCCGTCGGCCGTCACGCTCAGGTCCGAGACGAATTGAACCAGCAGCTCGTGGCCGGAGgagaggatggggctgggggcgaaATGGGGGtcaggaggggtttggggggctcagGAGGGGTTTGGAGGGGTCAGGAGGGGTTTGGAGGGGTTAAGGAGGGGTTTGGGAGGTTcaggtggggtttgggggcttAAGGATGGTTGGGGGGCACAGGAGAGGTTTGGGGGTCAGGAGTGGTTTGGGGAGGTCgggatggggttggggggaTCAGGATGGGTTTAGGGGGAtcaggtggggttttgggggcctCAAGGATGGTTTGGGGGGTTAATGATGGTTTTGGGGGtcaggaggggtttgggggttcagGTGGGGTTTTGGGAGCCTCAGGAGGGGTTGTGGGGGTCAGGAGGGGGTTGAGGGGGTTAATGATGGGTTTGGGGGGTCAGGAGGGGTTTGGAGGGGTTAAGGAGGGTTTGGGAGGTtcaggtggggttttgggggcttaAGGATGGTTTTGGGCGGtcaggaggggtttgggggttaATGATGGTTTTGGGGGCtcaggaggggtttgggggttcagGTGGGGTTTTGGGAGCCTCAGGAGGAGTTGTGGGGTCAGGAGGGGGTTGAGGGGGTTAATGATGGGTTTGGGGGCTCAGGAGGTGTTTGGGGGCTCAGGAGGGGTTAAGGGGTTAATGATGGGTTTGGGGGCTCAGGAGGGGGTTGAGGGGGTTAATGATGGGTTTGGGGGTCAGGAGGGTTTGGAGGGGTTAAGGAGGGTTTGGGAGGTtcaggtggggttttgggggcttaAGGATGGTTTGGGGGGGCACAGGAGAGGTTTGGGGGGTCAGGAGTGGTTTGGGGGAGGTCgggatggggttggggggaTCAGGATGGGTTTAGGGGGAtcaggtggggttttgggggcctCAAGGATGGTTTGGGGGGGTCAggaagggtttggggggttAATGATGGTTTTGGGGGGGCtcaggaggggtttgggggttcagGTGGGGTTTTGGGAGCCTCAGGAGGGGTTGAGGGGTTGAGGGGTTAATGATGGGTTTGGGGGTCaggaggggttggggggtcAGGAGGGGTGAGTGGGTTAATGATGGGTTTGGGGGCTCAGGAGGAGTTTGGGGGTCAGGAGTGGTTTGGGGGTCAGGACGGGTTTTACGGGGTTTCAGGCTGGGTTGGGGGGTGTCAGGATGGTTGGGGGGTCAGACTCGCTTTAGGGGCACTAGGCTGGTTTTGGGGGTCAGGTGGGTCTTGGGGGTCTAGGGTGGGGTTGGAGGGtcaggaggggtttgggggcagtTCAGCCTGGTTGGGGGGTTCAGCCTGGTTTTTGGGGGTCCAGGCTGGTCTTGGGGGTGTCCAGGCTGGTTTTGAGGGGATCAGGCTGGTTTGGGGGGTCAGGCACGTTTTTGAGGGGTCAGGCAGGTTTAGGGTGAGTCaagctggttttggggggtccaAGCTGGTTTTAGGGGATCAGACTGGCTTGGGGGGATCAAGCTGGTTTTGGGGGATCCAACAGGTTTTGGGGGGGATCAGGATGATTTTGAGGGGGCTGGGTTGGTTTTAAGGGGGTCAGGATGGTTTAAGGGGGATCAGGCTGATTTTGGGGGGATCAAGATGGTTTTGGGGGGTCCAGGCTGATTTGGGAGGGGATCAagctggttttgggggtccAGCAGGTTTGGGGGATCAGgatgatttgggggggggatcAGGATGATTTTGAGGGGGCTGGGTTGGTTTTGGAGGGGATCGAGCTGGTTTTGGGGAGGATCAGGCTGATTTTGGGGGTCCAGACTGATTCTGGAGGATCAAGCTGGTTTTAGGGAGGATCAGGATGATTTGGGGGGATCAGGCTGATTTTGGGGGGTTCAGGCTGAGTTGGGGGGTCAGGCTGGTTTTAGGGAGGATCAGGCCGGTTTAGGAGGGGTcaggcaggtttggggggggtcaggcaggtttggggggggtcaggcaggtttgggggtgtcccctcagagctggggggggggtgtcctaCCCGGGGGTCTCCTCCCCGCAGGACTTCCCCACTCTCCGCGCGTCGTCCGTCTCCCCCTCGAAAACAGCCACGTAGTCGTAGCGGCAGTGGGCGTCCGGCTCCACGTCGAACTTCCCGAACCTCAACTCGATCACCTTTGGGGGGacacaaacacccccccccaaaaaaaaaaaaaaaaaaaaatcagctccgAACCCTCCCCCACGACCCCCCCTCCCACAAGGACCCCCCCAAACCTTTTCGGGGGGGGCCACGATGTGCCAGGAGCAGCTGATCCCGGGGGGGTAATTCTCCTCCGGCCAATTCGGCGTCTTCAGGCTCCCCTGGGGCTTCTCCAGCCGCCCCCCGCAGAACTGGTGTtctgggggggcgggggggatcAGATTTTAGGGGGGGCCACCACCACACTgtgaccccccccaccccattttCCCACACCGCCGGCATTTCCTCTCTCACTGAGACCCCCCCGAAAcgtggctgtggggcagggtggggcGCAGCggcttctcccccccccaaaaaagaagcCTTGTGGGTGGGTAATTATGGGGGGCAATGCCAAAACCaccctgaggaggaggaggaggaggaggaggaaggaaaaaggggggagggacTCTTGGGGTGcaagacccccccccccgggggtgcttttattttgggggggggtcaTACTCACCGTCAAAATAGTGCCAGGACTCCCCGAAAAAATGGGGTTTATTATTAACCCCCGCACGCCGCCGTCCGTGGGGGGCCCTGCAAAAGGTCCTGAGGGTTGGGCTGGgttgggggctgtggggggttttttggggggggccaTGGGGATTTTAGGGGCTATGGGAGTTTGGGGGGCTccaagggggtttgggggactCCATAGGGTTTTGGAGGGGCTATAGGCGTTTGGGGGGGCtatgggtttgggggggttgggaGGGGTTATGGGGGTTTTAGGGGCCataggggttttggggggctccatgggggatttgggggctatggggttttgggggcttcATGGGATTTTGGGGGCTATGGGTGTTTGTGGGGGCTATGGGGGTTTTAGGGGCCataggggttttgggggtttcaTGGGGATTTTGGGGATTCATGGGATTTTGAGGGGCCATGGGGGTTTGGGAGCCTCCATGGGGCTtttggggggctatgggggtttgggggttgggAGGGGCTATGGGGGTTTTAGGGGCCACAGTGGTTTGGGGGGCTCcatgggggttttgggggatCTATGAGGtttggggggctatggggttTTAGGGGCTACATCGGGTTTGGGGGACTATAGGGGTTTTGGGAGCCATAGTGGTTTGGGGGCTCcatgggggttttgggggctatgggggtttgggggctccctggggtTTGTGGGGGTTGGGAGGGGCTATGGGGTTTTAGGGGCCAtagtggttttggggggttccatgagggttttgggggggactatggggtttgggggttatgggggtttgggggctccaTGAGGGTTTTGGGGAGACtatgggggtttgggggttatgggggttttgggggctccATGGGCGTTTTGGGGGCTCCATGGGCGTTttgggggggctgcggggcttTTACAGGCCATGGAGTTTTGGGGGGCTCCATGGGGAGtttggggggctatgggggttTTAGGGGCcatgggggttttgggggctccATGGGGGTTTTGAGGAGGGGTCCATGGGATTCGGGAGAGGCTacagggttttggggggtccatagggttttggggggctatggggttTTGGGGAGTTTTAGGGGCTATGTGATTTTGAAGGGGGTccatgggggtttgggggctaTGGGGTTCTGGGGGTCCATAAGGTTTCGGGGTGGCTATGTGGTTTTGAGGGGGACCTACGGGGTTTTTGGGGACTATGGAGGTTTTAGGGGCcatgggggcttggggggctccATAGGGGTTCAGGGGGCTAtagggttttggggggtccaTAGGGTTTTGGGGGACTATGGAGGTTTTAGGGCCTATGGGGTTTAGGGGTCCATAGGGGTTTGGGGAggctgtggggttttgggggtgtccATGGAGTTTTGGGGGGGACCATGGAGGTTTTAGGGGCCATGGGGGCTTGGGGAGGCTCCACAGGGGTTCGGGGGAGGCtatggggttttgggggaccTACGGGGTTTTGGGGGGACCTATGGAGGTTTTAGGGGCCACGGGGTTCGGGGGGCTCCACAGAGTTTTGGGGGAGGCtatggggttttggggggccctACGGGGTTTTGGGGGACCTATGGAGGTTTTAGGGGCCACGGGGTTCGGGGGCTCCGcagagttttggggttttgagGGGGTCcatggggttttgggggggaccTACGGGGTGTTGGGGGGACTACGGAGGTTTTAGGGGCCACGGGGGTTCGGGGGGGCTCcgcaggggttggggggggttCGGGGGGGTCCCTCCTCTCTGCCGGCGGTGCCCGacgccccgctgcccccccggccGCTCACCGTGCGCCGGGGGGAGGCCGGCGCTGAACCAGACGAGGAAGCCGCGGCCGGCGGTGGCTTCGTCGCTCTCCATCCGCAGCAGCATCCGATTCCCGGCCGCCAGCAGCGCCCCGGGCCGGAAGGTGCCGCAGAAGCGCCCCAGCAGGGGGGCCCCCGGCCCGTGACCCCCGAAAACCGAGAGGGAGTCGAAGCGACACAGAGGGTCCGGCTCCAGGTCGAAGACGCGGAAGGAGAGCATCACCACCTGGCCCTCGGGGACCTGCGGGACACGCGTGAGTGCCACCGCGGGCCCTGGGGACGGGCGGCATCACCACCTGGgcctgggggacagggggacacagggacagggggcGGGGAGCGTCACCACCTGGgcctgggggacagggggacaaggagggacacagggacagggagcgggCGGCGTCACCACCTGGgcctgggggacagggggacgggggggacagggggacagggagcgTCACCACCTGGgcctgggggacaggggacgggggggacatggggacagggagcgTCACCACCTGGgcctgggggacagggggacagggggggacatggggacagggagcgTCACCACCTGGgcctgggggacaggggaccgggggacacagggacaggggcgGGCGGCGTCACCACCTGGgcctgggggacagggggacaggggggacatggggacagggagcgTCACCACCTGGgcctgggggacagggggactggggggacacagggacaggggacgggCGGCGTCACCACCTGGgcctgggggacagggggacaagggacagggagCGTCACCACCTGGgcctgggggacaggggaccgGGGGTGGGGAGCGTCACCACCTGACCtttggggacctggggacagagggggacacagggacagggggtggggagagTCACCACCCGGGcctgggggacagaggggacagggggggacacagggactgTCACCACCTGGCGCTCAGGGacctgggggacatggggtgagTGCCACCGCAGGccctggggacgtggggacacagggacagggagcgtCACCACCTGGgcctgggggacacgggggacgtggggacagggggacgcggggacagggggacgtggCAGGACGGTCCTCAGCCACCTGCAGGtcaggggatggggggcacggggggctgcCCCTCGGACGGGGGCACTGGGAcatggggttttggggtgaccCCGGGGGGTCAGGGTGACCCCGGGGgttgggggtctggggtgccCCTGGGGTTTGGGGATGACCCCGGGGTGTCAGGGTGCTCCCGGGATTTCAGGGTGCCcctgggggggtcagggtgatCACAGGGGTTCGGGGTGACCCCAGTgggtttggggtgcccctggaggggttttgggggacctgggggtgccCCTGGGGTTTGGGGACGACCCCGGGGGGGTGTCAGGGTGCCCCCGGGATTTCGGGGTGCcccagggggtttggggtgtccctggggtgggggtcagggtgctccCAGGGGGTTCGGGGTGACCCCAgcgggtttgggggtgcccctggggaggttttgggggacCTGGGGTGCCCCTGGGGTTTGGGGACGACCCCGGGGGGGTGTCAGGGTGCCCCCGGGGTTTCGGGGCGATCGCAGGGGTGTGGGGGTGCCCGTGGGGGGTCGGGGTGCCCCCGGGGTTTCGGGGTGCCCCCGGGGGCGCGTACCGTGATGGTCCAGGTGCAGTTGCGGCCGGGCGGGTAGTGGCGGGGGAAGCCCTCGCTGGCGATGTACCCCGAGTCCCCGCGGTGCTCCCCCCCGCACAGGAACACCggcctggggacacgggggcaccGGTCACGGGGGCCCGGGTAGAGGAGGGGTCGAGTCCCCGGGGGGTGTCACGGTCCCGGGGGGGGCGTCCCGGGCTGAGGGGGTCCCGGTGCCGTGGGGAAGGGTCCCAGGGGGACCAGGGCAGTTCCCAGGGGAAGGTCCCGTGGGGAAGGGTCCCAggggtcccggccccggggggAGGGGTGGTGTTGTCCCGAGCGCGGTCGGGGGTCCCGGGGTAGCGGGGGTCCcggtttggggggggtcccgccCCGGGGTGCCGTTACCTGGTGGCGTTGGGGCGGGCggtgggggccggggccggggccggggcctgccccgcggccgggcggccCAGGgcgctcagcagcagcagcagcggcagcggcggggccgggaggcgGCTCAtggcgcggccgggccggggccgaATGGCAGCGGGGGGGGCCGGAGcccccgggggggccgcgggaggggcggggcctgcgcCGCGACACGCCCCcaaacggggcgggggggtcctTGTGCCACGCCCCCTCCGAAGACTGccctgggggagggggcggggccagccCGGGGGGAGGTGCTTCCCTGTACCACGCCCCCAGCCCGGAGGCTGCTCTGCGGGGAAAGGGGCGgagccagccccggggggggcggtGCTTCCTTCTACCACGCCCCCACCCAGCGCTGCTCTGCACGGGGAAAGGGCGGGGCCGCCCTGGGGGCGGTGCTTCCCTATGCCACGCCCCCACCCAGCGCTGCCCTGCATGGAGAAGGGGCGGTGCCAGCCTTAGGGGCAGTGCTTCCCTATACCACGCCCCCATCCCTGAGCGCATCCCTACATGGGGAAAGGGCGGGGCCAGGCCTGGGGGGCGGTGCTTCCCTATACCACGCCCCAACCCCTCCGAGCACCGCCCCGCGGGGAGGAAAGGGGCGTGGCCGCCCCTAGGGGTGGAGCTGAGGGGCGTGGCCACGGGCTGCCAAGCTGGAGTAGGCGGGGCACGGCGGTGACGTGGCGAaagggggcggggcgcggcgctaCACgtgccaggcagcagagatggaGGCGGCACCACCTTTAattgggggggggcacccccttTAATGAGGGTTCCTCTTTAATTAGGGGCTTCCCCCTTTAATTAGGCGATCCCCTTAattggggggggtcccccttAATCGGGGGGACACCCCCCACAgacacacgcacgcacacaaGGGGGGTGTGACAGcagctggggaccccccacgTGGGACGACCCCACTCAGCACCtattggggggcggggggaagcagCCCAGCCCTGATTGTCCGGGGGGGGTCCTCCAGTATCCCAGCACCCCCGGGGcgctgcccccagcacccctagGCGGGGGCCGCGCGCCTTCAGGTCAGGGGCCGAGTGCTGGCGGCGGATGCGGGGGAGGGGCGTCCCCGGGGGGCAGGGGCCCCCCGGCCTTGGCGGCTGCCGCGGGGGGCCCCCATCCAGAGACGCCGCCGGGGGCGCCCGAAAGAGGAGGGGGGGTTGTCCTGAGGGggggggccgcc
Proteins encoded in this region:
- the PCOLCE gene encoding procollagen C-endopeptidase enhancer 1; this translates as MSRLPAPPLPLLLLLSALGRPAAGQAPAPAPAPTARPNATRPVFLCGGEHRGDSGYIASEGFPRHYPPGRNCTWTITVPEGQVVMLSFRVFDLEPDPLCRFDSLSVFGGHGPGAPLLGRFCGTFRPGALLAAGNRMLLRMESDEATAGRGFLVWFSAGLPPAHEHQFCGGRLEKPQGSLKTPNWPEENYPPGISCSWHIVAPPEKVIELRFGKFDVEPDAHCRYDYVAVFEGETDDARRVGKSCGEETPGPILSSGHELLVQFVSDLSVTADGFTATYTVRSRDAAPAPDPGTDPANPKSKGGGKGKAPPSPKMVTPAATVVTATETPCPQRCRRTGTLQSNFCGSDFVLTGTVKSVSRGPPQERGWAVVSILGLYKSGGLGVPQPAKGATLRLQLPCRLCPGLKKGSSYILMGRVGADGGAVLPPDAFVVPYRQQQQQVLGNLSKRPCRGNP